The Sphingopyxis fribergensis genome contains a region encoding:
- a CDS encoding flagellar hook-length control protein FliK, translating into MMSAPSIPTPQGAMPAGFATFLANIGQLPADGGESPSFDRLLAAAPGAAVPIANATATIKIDPVLAIDAAAAQIETPVESDVEDPAAKAAPVKADPAALAANLLIALNGAIPGAAPATGKPVPAKPGTDAAASETTETGETVPTAPPPNWDAIVAVAIPAVPKPARPSETGKAAADNSAPALPVAARPRDAAMPTLNGAEAPVAKSPEAASSMTILFTQPTAPGAATLAEAAAPAAIAEQVIDIDSDGAWIDQLARDIAATKSESGDISFRLMPKHLGRLDVAMQMGDEGMSLKMDTHHEATATIVTAAQGRLVDELRQQGVRVTGSEVTCTPGETGRQSQSQGQGRAAAPDPSHLIETATERAEPRDEDRAADRRGRFA; encoded by the coding sequence ATGATGAGCGCGCCCTCTATCCCCACGCCGCAGGGCGCCATGCCCGCGGGCTTCGCAACCTTCCTCGCCAACATCGGCCAGCTTCCGGCCGATGGCGGCGAAAGCCCCAGCTTCGACCGGCTGCTCGCCGCCGCGCCGGGTGCTGCCGTTCCGATCGCGAATGCCACCGCGACGATCAAGATCGATCCGGTACTGGCCATCGACGCCGCGGCGGCGCAAATCGAAACCCCGGTCGAATCGGATGTCGAAGACCCCGCGGCCAAGGCCGCGCCGGTTAAAGCCGATCCCGCTGCGCTGGCCGCGAACCTGCTTATCGCGCTGAACGGTGCCATCCCCGGCGCCGCACCCGCAACTGGCAAGCCCGTTCCGGCCAAGCCCGGAACCGACGCGGCGGCGTCGGAGACGACCGAGACCGGCGAGACCGTCCCGACTGCCCCGCCCCCAAATTGGGACGCGATCGTGGCGGTCGCTATCCCGGCCGTCCCAAAGCCCGCAAGGCCGTCAGAAACGGGGAAGGCTGCGGCCGACAATAGTGCGCCAGCACTTCCCGTCGCCGCCCGCCCCCGAGACGCCGCGATGCCGACGCTCAACGGCGCCGAGGCGCCTGTCGCCAAATCCCCCGAAGCCGCTTCTTCGATGACGATCCTCTTCACCCAGCCGACCGCGCCGGGGGCCGCAACGCTCGCCGAAGCCGCAGCGCCCGCGGCGATCGCCGAACAGGTGATCGACATCGACAGCGACGGCGCGTGGATCGACCAACTTGCACGCGACATCGCCGCGACCAAATCGGAGAGCGGCGATATCAGCTTTCGCCTGATGCCGAAGCATCTCGGCCGCCTCGACGTCGCAATGCAGATGGGCGACGAAGGCATGTCGCTGAAAATGGACACGCATCACGAAGCGACCGCGACGATCGTCACCGCCGCGCAGGGGCGTCTCGTCGACGAACTCCGCCAGCAGGGCGTGCGCGTTACAGGGTCCGAAGTGACCTGCACCCCAGGCGAAACCGGACGCCAGTCGCAAAGCCAGGGTCAGGGCCGCGCCGCTGCCCCCGATCCCAGCCACCTCATCGAAACCGCCACCGAACGCGCCGAGCCGCGTGACGAAGACCGCGCCGCCGACCGCCGCGGCCGCTTCGCCTGA
- a CDS encoding flagellar basal body-associated FliL family protein, with protein sequence MMAKDNVEGAPKKKGKFKKLLLIGVAAIVLIGAGAGAGIYFGALSAHEAKPEDHFPKLVLRSEGEPEPAAEGEEKEAPLKVGTVSVPNDKFKVDPKKYEITYYPIADSFTTNLADGSGFLQVGISLSTFYDGKVINNIKRQAVPIRSVVLMVLAEQDPALLSTSQGKQRLQRQLTAAINDVLRDKEGFGGIDNVYFTSLVIQ encoded by the coding sequence ATGATGGCCAAGGATAATGTCGAAGGCGCCCCCAAGAAAAAGGGCAAGTTCAAGAAGCTGCTGCTGATCGGCGTCGCCGCGATCGTCCTGATCGGCGCCGGTGCGGGCGCGGGCATCTATTTCGGCGCGCTGTCGGCGCACGAGGCGAAGCCCGAGGATCATTTTCCCAAGCTCGTCCTGCGCAGCGAAGGCGAACCTGAGCCGGCCGCCGAGGGCGAAGAGAAGGAAGCGCCGCTGAAGGTCGGCACGGTGTCGGTCCCGAACGACAAGTTCAAGGTCGACCCCAAGAAATATGAGATCACCTATTATCCGATTGCCGACAGCTTTACGACGAACCTCGCCGACGGATCAGGCTTCCTGCAGGTGGGTATCAGCCTTTCGACCTTCTATGACGGCAAGGTTATCAATAATATCAAACGGCAGGCTGTTCCGATCCGTTCGGTCGTGCTTATGGTGCTCGCCGAACAGGATCCGGCGTTGCTCTCCACATCACAGGGGAAACAGCGGCTGCAGCGTCAGCTGACCGCCGCGATCAACGATGTGTTGCGCGACAAGGAAGGTTTCGGGGGCATCGACAATGTTTATTTCACAAGCCTGGTGATTCAGTGA
- a CDS encoding FliM/FliN family flagellar motor switch protein yields MTTSTKTVKAVKAPAAPAPAAAATPAETKESLLLRRAADGYAFPALEGVANQFARSLRDLIRALGAPTIQIERSGAEQVSFAEWSAAAAPAIFWRYHAPPLKGPVMLAGSRSLLLQLVDIFYGGRGQLAAEREELTDAEDRFAARLGRDIGLQLAAAWRGKLAIEPELDSVTADPAKLAAVRADDELFVQRFTLRGAPFDGRTIMCAYPVAALRGIAGDELLPEAQGNGADPVWAGALDKALRDVRMPVRSVLARPEISLVKLLALEVGDIIPLNMPRHVPVTVAGHSFALGSIGEANGNAAIMIDHIEKGPDHD; encoded by the coding sequence GTGACCACCAGCACCAAAACCGTCAAGGCCGTGAAGGCACCGGCCGCTCCTGCACCCGCAGCTGCGGCCACGCCTGCGGAGACCAAGGAGTCGCTGCTGCTGCGCCGGGCGGCCGACGGCTATGCCTTCCCCGCGCTTGAGGGCGTCGCGAACCAGTTTGCGCGCAGCTTGCGCGACCTGATCCGCGCGCTTGGTGCGCCCACGATCCAGATCGAACGGTCAGGCGCCGAACAGGTGAGCTTTGCCGAATGGAGCGCGGCCGCGGCCCCCGCGATCTTCTGGCGCTATCATGCGCCGCCGCTCAAGGGCCCGGTGATGCTCGCCGGCTCGCGCTCGCTGCTGCTCCAGCTCGTCGACATCTTCTATGGCGGCCGCGGTCAACTCGCCGCCGAGCGCGAGGAGCTGACCGATGCCGAGGATCGCTTCGCAGCGCGCCTCGGACGCGACATCGGGTTGCAGCTCGCCGCCGCATGGCGCGGCAAGCTGGCGATCGAGCCCGAACTTGACAGCGTCACCGCCGATCCCGCGAAGCTCGCCGCGGTGCGCGCCGACGATGAATTGTTCGTCCAGCGCTTCACGCTGCGCGGCGCGCCGTTCGACGGGCGGACGATCATGTGCGCCTATCCGGTCGCGGCGCTGCGTGGGATTGCCGGCGACGAGCTGCTTCCCGAAGCGCAAGGCAATGGCGCCGACCCGGTATGGGCCGGCGCGCTCGACAAGGCGCTGCGCGACGTCCGCATGCCCGTCCGCTCGGTGCTCGCACGCCCTGAGATCAGTCTCGTCAAATTGCTCGCACTCGAGGTCGGCGACATCATTCCGCTCAATATGCCGCGCCATGTGCCTGTGACCGTTGCCGGCCACAGCTTCGCGCTCGGCAGCATCGGCGAGGCCAATGGCAACGCCGCGATCATGATAGACCATATCGAAAAAGGACCCGACCATGACTGA
- the fliN gene encoding flagellar motor switch protein FliN, which produces MTDISDAPKVARADRRDKSIAAAPNFDLLAGVSLRVSVEVGSTSMTLSELLAIDEGSVIELDRAATDLLDIYANGTLIAKGEIVSIDGRYGIQVAEVVAPARGLEGFERRA; this is translated from the coding sequence ATGACTGACATCAGCGACGCCCCGAAGGTCGCGCGCGCCGACCGGCGCGACAAGAGCATCGCCGCCGCACCCAATTTCGACCTGCTCGCCGGCGTTTCGCTGCGCGTGTCGGTCGAGGTCGGGTCGACCTCGATGACGCTCTCCGAACTGCTCGCGATCGATGAGGGCAGCGTGATCGAACTCGACCGCGCCGCGACTGACCTGCTCGACATTTATGCCAATGGCACGCTGATCGCGAAGGGCGAGATCGTCAGCATCGACGGCCGCTACGGCATCCAGGTCGCCGAAGTCGTCGCGCCGGCACGCGGGCTCGAGGGTTTCGAACGGAGAGCCTGA
- a CDS encoding flagellar biosynthetic protein FliO — protein sequence MFEYILRLLILLPLVGGMAWGSLWLWKRVQMGVPLVGGATKTRAVEMIDVLPLGPGSKLAVVEFAGQRVLIAVSRNGITRIADDSQGDFHAD from the coding sequence ATGTTCGAATATATTCTCCGCCTGCTCATCCTGTTGCCGCTCGTCGGCGGCATGGCGTGGGGCAGCCTGTGGCTGTGGAAACGCGTCCAGATGGGGGTGCCCCTCGTCGGCGGCGCCACCAAGACGCGCGCGGTCGAGATGATCGACGTGCTGCCGCTCGGTCCCGGGTCGAAGCTCGCGGTCGTCGAATTTGCCGGGCAGCGGGTGCTGATCGCGGTGTCGCGGAACGGCATCACGCGGATCGCCGACGACAGCCAGGGCGATTTCCATGCGGACTGA
- the fliP gene encoding flagellar type III secretion system pore protein FliP (The bacterial flagellar biogenesis protein FliP forms a type III secretion system (T3SS)-type pore required for flagellar assembly.), whose amino-acid sequence MRTDHRFWLRAAALAGGAALLCAAPAAYAQAADGLSRAVGEIGGDGRPLSLSLQILVLMSLLTVLPSLLLMMTSFTRIIIVLSILRHALGLQQTPPNQVLVGLSLFLSLFVMQPVITEVNRVAIEPYGQEQIDIGEAVSRSGVALHGFMMKQTRKTDLMMFAKIAKAPTYASPKDVPFSILLPAFVTSELKTAFQIGFLIFLPFLVIDLIVASALMSLGMMMLSPTIISMPFKLLLFVLVDGWALTMGSLASSFVS is encoded by the coding sequence ATGCGGACTGATCACCGCTTCTGGCTGCGCGCCGCGGCGCTAGCCGGCGGCGCCGCGCTGCTCTGCGCCGCGCCGGCCGCCTATGCGCAGGCCGCCGATGGCCTTAGCCGCGCAGTCGGCGAAATCGGCGGCGACGGCCGTCCCTTGAGCCTGTCGCTCCAGATTCTCGTGTTGATGAGCTTGCTGACGGTGCTGCCGTCGCTGCTATTGATGATGACCAGCTTCACGCGGATCATCATCGTGCTCTCGATCCTGCGCCACGCGCTCGGCCTGCAACAAACGCCACCGAACCAGGTGCTCGTGGGCCTCAGCCTGTTCCTCTCGCTGTTCGTGATGCAGCCGGTGATTACCGAGGTGAATCGCGTCGCGATCGAACCCTATGGCCAGGAACAGATCGACATTGGCGAGGCGGTATCGCGCTCGGGCGTCGCGCTCCACGGCTTCATGATGAAGCAGACGCGCAAGACCGACCTGATGATGTTCGCCAAGATCGCCAAGGCGCCAACCTATGCGAGCCCGAAAGACGTACCCTTCTCGATCCTGCTGCCCGCCTTCGTCACCAGCGAACTCAAGACCGCGTTCCAGATCGGCTTCCTGATCTTCCTGCCCTTCCTCGTCATCGACCTGATCGTCGCCTCGGCGTTGATGTCGCTCGGCATGATGATGCTGTCGCCGACGATCATATCGATGCCGTTCAAGCTGCTGCTCTTCGTCCTCGTCGACGGCTGGGCGCTGACGATGGGGTCGCTCGCCTCCTCCTTCGTGAGTTAG
- a CDS encoding flagellar biosynthetic protein FliQ, with protein sequence MEADYFIGVAQQSLWILALASAPLLLPVLVIGVLLGMVQAATSINEQTLTFVPKLIVAAICLAIFGGSILVLLTDFTREIFAQIPSLVK encoded by the coding sequence ATGGAAGCCGATTATTTCATCGGAGTCGCGCAGCAATCGCTATGGATTCTCGCGCTTGCGTCGGCGCCGCTACTGCTGCCGGTGCTCGTCATCGGCGTGCTGCTCGGCATGGTGCAGGCGGCGACGTCGATCAACGAACAGACTTTGACGTTCGTGCCCAAGCTGATCGTCGCGGCGATCTGCCTCGCGATCTTCGGCGGCAGCATCCTCGTCCTGCTCACCGACTTCACCCGGGAAATCTTCGCCCAAATCCCCAGCCTGGTGAAGTAA
- the fliR gene encoding flagellar biosynthetic protein FliR, giving the protein MNPADIPNIEAMLQLWMLAMIRPGAAFIAAPVFGASSVPVQLRLVIALAVGVPAVAASGMALPPEGIVSVPGFFLIIGEVVIGLAMGFVLQMGLAAALIAGEAISNAMGLGFASMVDPLSGASSSAIGQFLSMMATALFLAADGHLVLINIIVDSYSALPPGNAFPSWDAIGGIIRFGSLMFAAGLTIAMPVGFVLILVQIIMGVIGRSAPALNLFAVGIPATLLAGIVLLGVATPAMAEAIARILSDALDAARMVAGI; this is encoded by the coding sequence ATGAATCCCGCCGACATCCCGAATATCGAGGCGATGCTCCAGCTGTGGATGCTGGCGATGATCCGCCCCGGCGCGGCGTTCATCGCCGCGCCGGTGTTCGGCGCGTCGAGCGTGCCGGTGCAGCTCAGGCTGGTGATCGCGCTCGCGGTCGGGGTGCCCGCGGTCGCGGCATCGGGCATGGCGTTGCCGCCCGAAGGCATTGTGTCGGTCCCGGGCTTTTTCCTCATCATCGGCGAGGTCGTGATCGGGCTCGCGATGGGCTTCGTGCTCCAGATGGGGCTCGCCGCGGCGCTGATCGCGGGCGAGGCGATCAGCAACGCGATGGGCCTCGGCTTCGCGTCGATGGTCGATCCGCTGAGCGGCGCGTCGAGTTCGGCGATCGGCCAATTCCTGTCGATGATGGCCACCGCGCTCTTCCTCGCCGCCGACGGCCATCTCGTGCTGATCAACATCATCGTCGACAGTTATAGCGCGCTACCCCCCGGCAACGCCTTTCCGTCGTGGGACGCGATCGGCGGCATTATTCGGTTCGGCAGCCTGATGTTCGCCGCGGGGCTTACCATCGCGATGCCCGTGGGCTTCGTGCTGATCCTCGTCCAGATCATCATGGGCGTCATCGGCCGTTCGGCGCCCGCGCTCAACCTGTTCGCCGTCGGCATTCCCGCGACCCTGCTCGCCGGAATCGTACTACTGGGTGTCGCGACGCCCGCGATGGCCGAGGCGATTGCGCGCATCCTGTCCGACGCGCTCGACGCCGCGCGCATGGTCGCGGGAATCTAG
- the flhB gene encoding flagellar type III secretion system protein FlhB, whose translation MSAPTEKDQKTEQPTAKKLSDSAREGDVLMSRELATALAMLAAAGWMVAAGGWFVQSASDLVRRGLTLTAADVADFAPAEALMRNGAEILLPLASLFALALGAAVAGPAMLGSIGWRGKALHFKGNRINPMSGLKRMFGMQGLTELGKALAKVLLLGSIGYWLVLNSLPAIMTMASTDLIGAIGLAGKEIGHAMLTLAGGLVVIALIDVPVQWFTRNQRLMMSKQEVKEEMRQSDGAPELKQAQRQRAHEILSGSARKAVSDATVVLTNPTHFSVALRYRPGVDAAPFVVARGRGDVALSIRELARGANVPLLEYPALTRAIYFTARAGRVIPEELFVAVATVLAFVFQLERAAAEGTAPPAVDVPPSHRFDPEGRRQA comes from the coding sequence ATGTCGGCGCCGACCGAGAAGGACCAGAAGACCGAACAGCCGACGGCAAAAAAGCTGTCGGACTCGGCGCGCGAAGGCGATGTGCTGATGTCGCGCGAGTTGGCGACGGCGCTGGCGATGCTCGCCGCCGCGGGGTGGATGGTCGCCGCGGGCGGCTGGTTCGTCCAGTCGGCGAGCGATCTTGTCCGCCGCGGGCTGACCCTGACCGCCGCCGACGTCGCCGATTTCGCGCCCGCCGAGGCGCTGATGCGCAACGGCGCCGAAATCTTGCTGCCACTCGCCAGCCTGTTCGCGCTGGCGCTCGGCGCCGCGGTCGCGGGCCCGGCGATGCTCGGCTCGATCGGGTGGCGCGGCAAGGCGCTCCACTTCAAGGGCAACCGGATCAATCCGATGAGCGGGCTCAAGCGGATGTTCGGGATGCAGGGCCTGACCGAACTCGGCAAAGCCTTGGCGAAAGTGCTGCTGCTTGGCAGCATCGGCTATTGGCTTGTCCTGAACAGCCTGCCCGCGATCATGACGATGGCGTCGACCGACCTGATCGGTGCGATCGGCCTTGCCGGAAAGGAAATCGGCCATGCCATGCTGACGCTCGCCGGCGGGCTGGTGGTCATTGCGCTGATCGATGTGCCGGTGCAGTGGTTCACGCGCAACCAGCGGCTGATGATGAGCAAGCAGGAGGTGAAGGAGGAAATGCGCCAATCCGACGGCGCCCCCGAACTCAAGCAGGCGCAGCGCCAGCGTGCGCACGAAATTTTGAGCGGGTCGGCGCGCAAGGCGGTGTCCGACGCGACCGTCGTCCTCACCAATCCGACCCATTTCTCGGTCGCGCTGCGCTATCGGCCCGGGGTCGATGCGGCCCCCTTCGTCGTCGCGCGCGGGCGCGGCGATGTCGCGCTGTCGATCCGCGAGCTGGCGCGCGGCGCCAATGTGCCGCTGCTCGAATATCCGGCGCTCACGCGCGCCATCTATTTCACCGCGCGCGCCGGCCGCGTCATCCCGGAGGAATTGTTCGTCGCGGTCGCCACCGTGCTCGCCTTCGTCTTCCAATTGGAACGCGCCGCTGCCGAAGGCACCGCGCCGCCCGCCGTCGACGTGCCGCCCTCGCATCGTTTTGATCCCGAAGGGCGTCGTCAGGCTTAA
- the fliD gene encoding flagellar filament capping protein FliD: MVSSIANSLGFGSGLDVKQLVADLSNASRDPKIARMTSLTQANQTRISALAQARSNLDGFADSLGQMVSDGTLRSTPTVSDESVLGATSRAGLSADSFAATVVVNQLARAQTNYSGIVADKAAAIGTGTMTLTVGGVAKTITIDATNNSLEGLANAINASGAGVTASIIADEGGHRLIVKGPTGEVGAFTLTADAGADPGLSAFSTSGGMTVGQSAANAEFTIDGVAFSRANNIIDDVIPGMSLTLKKAAPGQGVDIGASRPLDMIKQTVGDFVSVYNQLKKSLVTASSMSGETTSLREIERELSNLVNKVLSSHGSINKLSDIGISSTRDGLLSVDNAKLDKVLASDAGAVEALFNPRRDATHTEQSDPGIAFALDAIRDKAVGVNGAIDRVSKSLDAKRENLADQLEKIEERESAYKARLEKQYGSLEAKLAAFKATQSYLEQQIKLWNNQGND, translated from the coding sequence ATGGTCAGTTCAATCGCAAACAGCCTCGGCTTCGGGTCGGGCCTCGATGTCAAACAGCTTGTCGCCGACCTGTCGAATGCGTCGCGCGACCCGAAGATTGCGCGGATGACCTCGCTGACCCAGGCGAACCAGACGCGGATCAGCGCGCTGGCGCAGGCACGATCGAACCTCGACGGCTTCGCCGATTCGCTGGGCCAGATGGTATCCGACGGCACGTTGCGCAGCACGCCGACGGTGTCCGACGAGAGCGTGCTTGGCGCTACCAGCCGCGCCGGCCTCTCCGCCGACAGCTTCGCCGCGACCGTTGTGGTGAACCAGCTTGCGCGCGCGCAGACCAATTATTCGGGCATCGTCGCTGACAAGGCGGCCGCGATCGGCACGGGCACAATGACGCTGACCGTCGGAGGCGTCGCCAAGACGATCACCATCGATGCGACCAACAACAGCCTCGAAGGGCTGGCCAACGCCATCAACGCGAGCGGCGCCGGCGTGACCGCGTCAATCATCGCCGACGAAGGCGGCCACCGCCTGATCGTCAAAGGTCCGACGGGCGAAGTCGGCGCCTTCACCCTCACCGCCGACGCCGGGGCCGACCCCGGCCTTTCTGCCTTCTCCACCAGCGGCGGCATGACCGTCGGCCAGAGTGCCGCCAACGCCGAATTCACGATCGACGGCGTGGCGTTCAGCCGCGCGAACAACATCATCGACGATGTGATTCCGGGCATGTCTCTCACGCTGAAAAAGGCGGCGCCCGGTCAGGGCGTCGATATTGGCGCGAGCCGCCCGCTCGACATGATCAAACAGACCGTCGGCGATTTCGTCTCGGTCTATAACCAGCTCAAGAAAAGCCTTGTCACTGCCTCTAGCATGTCGGGGGAAACGACCTCGCTTCGCGAGATCGAACGCGAACTTTCCAATCTCGTCAACAAGGTGCTGTCGAGCCACGGCAGCATCAACAAGCTGTCCGACATCGGCATCTCGTCGACGCGCGACGGCCTGCTTTCTGTCGACAACGCGAAGCTCGACAAGGTGCTCGCCAGCGATGCCGGCGCGGTCGAGGCGCTGTTCAATCCGCGTCGCGATGCGACCCATACCGAACAGAGCGATCCCGGCATCGCCTTTGCGCTCGACGCGATCCGCGACAAGGCGGTCGGCGTCAATGGCGCGATCGATCGCGTGTCGAAATCGCTCGACGCGAAAAGGGAAAATCTCGCCGACCAGCTCGAAAAGATCGAAGAGCGCGAGAGCGCCTATAAGGCCCGGCTGGAGAAGCAATATGGCTCGCTCGAAGCCAAGCTTGCGGCGTTCAAGGCAACGCAGAGCTATCTCGAACAGCAAATCAAGCTCTGGAACAACCAGGGTAACGATTAA
- a CDS encoding flagellar export chaperone FliS, giving the protein MTATASTVRATGLYRRLQNESRAAAADPIELVTMLYDELETAVGVLGAMVRQGQRISATEPAHRARAILIGLDVNLDRDKGGDVATALSRVYRSMRRKLDDAVAANSAEGLAELLEGILTISAAWRQLR; this is encoded by the coding sequence GTGACCGCTACCGCCTCGACCGTCCGGGCGACCGGACTTTATCGCCGATTGCAGAACGAAAGCCGCGCCGCCGCCGCCGACCCTATCGAACTCGTCACCATGCTTTACGACGAGTTGGAGACCGCCGTCGGCGTGCTCGGGGCGATGGTGCGCCAAGGGCAGCGCATTTCGGCAACCGAGCCCGCGCATCGCGCGCGGGCGATCCTGATCGGCCTCGACGTCAATCTTGACCGTGACAAGGGCGGCGATGTCGCGACCGCACTGTCGCGCGTCTATCGCAGCATGCGCCGCAAGCTCGACGATGCGGTGGCCGCGAACAGCGCCGAGGGGCTTGCCGAGTTGCTCGAAGGAATCCTAACGATCAGCGCCGCGTGGCGCCAGCTTCGCTGA
- a CDS encoding sigma-54 interaction domain-containing protein, with product MTLGHGNNAALEALIIGTSEAACRLREMIRRVARSNASVMLCGPSGSGKELVARAIHDEGARAGKAFSAINCGAIPGELIESELFGHEKGSFTGAHARRIGHFEATEGGTLFLDEIGDMRFDMQVKLLRVLEDRTIVRVGSSDVKAVDVRVISATHQDLGAAIADGKFREDLFFRLGVVVLQVPSLANRAEDIPALIRHFQRQMPADAKCRFDDAAMTLLMQHAWPGNVRELRNFVERASVLHGGETLGFEDVAMLLNPTAALAPRRAVPSSPAAVPASADDVAAAAPHAKTPAPGRPIDLKREIETIELEQIHVALDLADGIISEAARLLTLKRTTLIEKMRKYGVHQQAA from the coding sequence ATGACACTGGGGCATGGTAACAACGCAGCGCTCGAAGCGCTGATCATCGGCACGAGTGAGGCCGCCTGTCGGCTGCGCGAGATGATCCGCCGCGTGGCGCGTTCGAACGCCTCGGTGATGCTCTGCGGCCCGTCGGGCTCGGGCAAGGAACTTGTTGCCCGTGCAATCCACGACGAAGGCGCCCGCGCCGGCAAGGCTTTCTCCGCGATCAACTGCGGCGCGATCCCCGGCGAACTGATCGAATCCGAACTTTTCGGGCATGAAAAGGGCAGCTTCACCGGCGCCCATGCCCGCCGCATCGGCCATTTCGAAGCGACCGAGGGCGGCACGCTCTTCCTCGACGAAATCGGCGACATGCGTTTCGACATGCAGGTCAAACTGCTCCGCGTGCTCGAAGACCGGACGATCGTCCGCGTCGGCAGCAGCGATGTGAAGGCCGTCGACGTCCGCGTCATTTCGGCCACCCACCAGGATCTCGGCGCTGCGATCGCCGATGGAAAATTCCGCGAAGACCTGTTCTTCCGGCTCGGCGTGGTTGTGCTTCAGGTCCCCAGCCTCGCCAACCGCGCCGAGGATATTCCCGCACTGATCCGCCATTTCCAGCGCCAGATGCCCGCCGACGCCAAATGCCGTTTCGACGACGCGGCGATGACGTTGCTGATGCAGCATGCATGGCCGGGCAATGTGCGCGAACTCAGGAATTTCGTGGAGCGCGCCAGCGTTCTCCATGGCGGCGAGACGCTCGGTTTCGAGGATGTCGCCATGCTTTTGAACCCCACCGCAGCGCTGGCGCCGCGGCGGGCTGTCCCCAGCAGCCCTGCCGCAGTGCCGGCCAGCGCGGACGATGTGGCCGCGGCCGCGCCGCACGCCAAGACGCCGGCGCCGGGCCGCCCGATCGACCTCAAGCGCGAGATCGAAACGATCGAACTCGAACAGATCCACGTCGCGCTCGACCTCGCCGACGGCATCATTTCGGAAGCGGCGCGCCTGCTCACGCTGAAGCGCACCACGCTCATCGAAAAGATGCGCAAATATGGCGTCCACCAGCAGGCCGCCTGA
- a CDS encoding flagellar motor protein MotB, producing the protein MAARPNMPRPIIVKKVIQQAHGGHHGGAWKVAYADFVTAMMAFFLLMWLLGATNEAQRKALADYFAPTIVQTKQDTAGSNGLFGGDSLVSVDKYPHGAAQTGTRAMTIPRDAQGGPREASGRERASDKQQFQKLAQTLMDQLQSKGDLKRLAPNLRFTETLEGLRIDVVDDANFSMFVIGTSQLTPDGARLFREIAKPVAAVSNKVMVRGHTDAAPWSAKSGTNNWRLSVDRAEVTRHYLEYRGIASERFSRIEGVADREPYVPSDRFDPRNRRISITLGWR; encoded by the coding sequence ATGGCCGCCCGTCCCAACATGCCGCGGCCGATCATCGTCAAGAAGGTGATCCAGCAGGCGCACGGCGGCCATCATGGCGGCGCTTGGAAGGTCGCTTATGCCGACTTCGTCACCGCGATGATGGCCTTCTTCCTGTTGATGTGGCTGCTCGGCGCGACGAACGAGGCGCAGCGAAAGGCGCTCGCCGATTATTTCGCACCGACGATCGTCCAGACCAAGCAGGACACGGCGGGGTCGAACGGCCTGTTCGGAGGCGACTCGCTGGTGTCGGTCGACAAATATCCCCACGGCGCGGCGCAGACGGGCACACGCGCGATGACGATCCCGCGCGACGCCCAAGGCGGTCCGCGCGAAGCGTCGGGGCGCGAGCGCGCAAGCGACAAGCAACAGTTCCAGAAGCTCGCCCAGACGTTGATGGATCAATTGCAGAGCAAGGGCGACCTCAAGCGCCTCGCGCCGAACCTGCGCTTTACCGAAACGCTCGAGGGGCTGCGCATCGACGTCGTCGACGATGCGAATTTTTCGATGTTCGTGATCGGCACCAGCCAGCTCACCCCCGATGGCGCACGCCTGTTTCGCGAGATCGCGAAACCGGTCGCGGCGGTATCGAACAAGGTGATGGTGCGCGGGCACACCGATGCGGCGCCCTGGTCAGCGAAATCGGGCACGAACAACTGGCGCCTGTCGGTCGACCGCGCCGAGGTCACGCGCCACTATCTCGAGTATCGCGGCATCGCTTCGGAGCGCTTTTCGCGAATCGAAGGGGTCGCCGATCGCGAGCCCTATGTCCCCTCCGACCGATTCGATCCGCGCAATCGCCGCATCTCGATCACGCTGGGCTGGCGATAG